In Clostridium butyricum, the genomic stretch GATTATATCCCATTTTGTTGAGCTCTTTATAAATCTCATCGCTACTCCACTCTACAAGACCTGATACGAATAACTTTCCATCATCTTTTATAACATCATTGATAAGATCCATACATGATAGTGTTTCATCGCCACCAATATTTATAAATACAACATCATAATTTTCTTTCACATTAGATTCCTGTGATGTAACATCATTAATAACAATATCTATATTGGTTATATTATTAAGAGCTGCATTATACATTACTTCTTCTGTTACATCTCTTATATCTAAAGCAGTCACATGTTCTGCATTTTTTAAAGCTGCTGCAATACTTAGTATACCTGAACCCGTACCTAAATCAAGAACTTTTAATCCCGAAAAATCTTCATCTAAAATATATCTTAAAAAATCCTGTGTAGTTTCGTGAAGCCCTGTTCCAAAAGACCCCTGTGATTCAAAGTTAATCTTACCTTTTTCAAATGAGACCTCTGCTTCTGGCTCTGCAATTATCCAACCATTGTTTAAATCAACTGGTTCAAAAGGCTGTTGCCAGTCATCTTCTCTTATTTCTGTTAATTTTATTTCACCTTCAACATTCACACTATCTTTTATTTCTTCAATATAATTAAGACACTGTTCTTTGTTATCTTCTGATGGATAAACCTTTAATTCTGTAAAATCATTTTCTTTTTCATAAAAACCATATCCATTAGAATCTACTGTCACTTCATATGGTGCATCATAATACGTAGAATCAAGACCTATTGCTATAAGCTTGTTTAATACTGAATCTATTTCTGAATGTTTTACTGGAAAGCTTATTTCAAACATTAATTTCACCTCATCAAATATTTAATAGTTAGTTTTTCTGTTAAATTTATCAGGTGATATTATAGCATAAAAATTAGCATTATACTAATTCTATGGTTAGTACTCAATGCCAATTCTAGATTGAATCCCCTTATCAAAAGGATGTTTTACTTTTTTAACCTCTGAAACATAATCCGCTTTTTCTATAAGTTCTTCTGATGGATTTCTTCCTGTTAATATTACCTCTAACTTTTCAGGCTTTTCATTTAAGAACTTAAGTACTTTTTCTTCAGAAACAAATTCACCTGAAATTGCTGACATTATTTCATCAAATATTATCATATCCACATCTTTTTTAAGAGCCTCCTCTACAGCATCATCAAAAAGCTTTGTATATTCAGATATTGCTATTTTCTTTGTCTCATCATCCATATTCCATGAAAACCCCAAGTGTTTTTTACATACCAATACGTCAATATTGTCTATGTCATTTAGAATCTTTAATTCATTTGATGTTCCATCTTTTAAAAATTGAACGAAAATTACTTTCATAAGATTACCTGCACCTCTTATTGCAAGGCCTGTAGCTGCAGTCGTCTTTCCTTTTCCGTCACCACAATAAATATGTATAAGTCCTCTCATTTTATTACTTCCTTTCTTGAACTTACTAGTAATCATCACCTAATCATTATTATCTTACACTAAAATATTATTCAAAATTTCATCAATATCTATTATTTTTTTTGCTAAAAGCTGATTTTCTTTTACGTGAATATATGTATATCTTCCAGGCTTTATTGATGGAGCTAAATCTATTGCTTTTTTGAAGTCGTCTTTTTTCATTTTCAAAGTTTTTACATATTCAAAAAAACCTGTTTCTTCTAAGATAGTTTTAATTCTTTTGGCTCTGTGATTTTGAACTTTAGCCATAATATAAGTAGCAATTCCTACCTGCACTCCATGAAGCTGTGGATTTTCAAGAAATTTATCTAATGCATGTGATATAAGATGTTCAGCTCCTGATGCTGGTGAACTATCTCCTGCAATTTCCATTGATATGCCATTTAAAGTAAGTGAATCAACAAGTTCTTTTAAAAACAAGTCATCTTTAATTCCCTTAAATTCTGTTCTCACAAAACTATTCACTGCCTTTTTAGATATCATTGTTGCAAAGTCATCGACAATGGTCTTTTCGTTTTCTTCTTCAAACTTCCAATCATGAAGTGCTGTAATATTTGATACCAAGTCTCCAATCCCTGAGTATATAAACTTTTCGGGTGCTCCTTTAATTACATCTATATCAACAATTATTCCATAAGGTGTTTTAGCCGGAAGTGACATACGTTTATTATTTACCAAAAGTGATGCTCCTGAGCTTGCAAAACCATCATTGGAAGTTGAAGTTGGTATACTTATAAAAGGCATCTTTTTTAAGAAACTCATATACTTTACTGCATCTATTGCCTTTCCGCCACCTATACCAATTAATGCATCAACATCATTTGGAAGTTCAAATGCCTTTTTACTTATTTCATCAAAATTTATATTAACAATAGTCTCTATATTTTGTATTTCAATATTTGCCTCTATTAACGATTTTTTTATTGTCTCACCAAAAAGTTCATAAATCCCGTCACCAAAACATACTGATACTTTCTTAAACATTCCCTTCTTAATTAAATTTCCTACATTATTAATATTATTTTTCCCCACCTCTAATATGGAAGGAATGGCTATTTTATGAGTTGAAACATTCATAATAAAAATCTCCTTAAATATTATTTCCCAATATTTATTATACTACTAACATTAAATTACAAATAATATTTTTTCTCTATCATTTAAAATTAATCATAAGAAATATTCGCAAGTGACATCCAATATAAATTAGCATATATCTTAAAGATATTTAAAACTCATGTATCTTGTTCCTTTAAAAGTTAATACTCCTTTATCGCCTTTTGATAAAATGTTATATTCACTATGGCTCACAGAAAATTCCATATACTCATCACTTTCAACCATAAATTTAATATAATAAGTTACATCTGTTGTAGTATGCATCCCATGTGCACCAGTTATATCTCCTGCATTATAGTGGGTTGTTGTATTCTTCGATTCTCTTTTATCAACAATGGATGCCTTCACTGAAATCTCTGGAGATTTATTATTTTTATCCCATTGTACAATTCCACGGATTACAGAAAATACAATAATCCCTACAATTAATAAAAAGAATATTGAAAAAATACTCCCATCAAATCCTAAGCTATACATGTTACACCTCTCCTTATTATTCTAAATTGGGGCTTATTTAATTCAAACTATATTAAATTATTTATTTTCGTCTCTTTCTTCTTCTACTATGTATTCTTCCTTTGAATACACTTTTAGTCTTTTCCTTTTTTATCTGTTGAATTGTATCTCTACATTTTCTGCATGCATCATTTGGATAATCCCATGAAAGCTTTCTTCCACATACAGTGCATATTCTCTCATGGTCTAAAAGCTTAGTTAAAAGAAGATCATTAATTTTATTTGCTGCACCTTCTTTTTCACTACATATATATCTATTATTTATCATTAAATTAAAGTTCTTTCCAAAGGAATAATTAAGATCCAATGATTTATAATAACTTTCAAGATCATCTAATTCTTTTTTTGAACTTACATTTTTATTTAGCATAGGCTTCCTTAAATTTACTACACCTTTGCTATACATCTTACAATATTCTTCCCATAGGGAATATACAGTCTTATTATTTTCTTCAAAAGGTATTGTTGCCATTTTTAATGCATCTTCCTTTGATACAT encodes the following:
- a CDS encoding cob(I)yrinic acid a,c-diamide adenosyltransferase yields the protein MRGLIHIYCGDGKGKTTAATGLAIRGAGNLMKVIFVQFLKDGTSNELKILNDIDNIDVLVCKKHLGFSWNMDDETKKIAISEYTKLFDDAVEEALKKDVDMIIFDEIMSAISGEFVSEEKVLKFLNEKPEKLEVILTGRNPSEELIEKADYVSEVKKVKHPFDKGIQSRIGIEY
- a CDS encoding iron-containing alcohol dehydrogenase family protein — its product is MNVSTHKIAIPSILEVGKNNINNVGNLIKKGMFKKVSVCFGDGIYELFGETIKKSLIEANIEIQNIETIVNINFDEISKKAFELPNDVDALIGIGGGKAIDAVKYMSFLKKMPFISIPTSTSNDGFASSGASLLVNNKRMSLPAKTPYGIIVDIDVIKGAPEKFIYSGIGDLVSNITALHDWKFEEENEKTIVDDFATMISKKAVNSFVRTEFKGIKDDLFLKELVDSLTLNGISMEIAGDSSPASGAEHLISHALDKFLENPQLHGVQVGIATYIMAKVQNHRAKRIKTILEETGFFEYVKTLKMKKDDFKKAIDLAPSIKPGRYTYIHVKENQLLAKKIIDIDEILNNILV
- a CDS encoding DUF2500 domain-containing protein, giving the protein MYSLGFDGSIFSIFFLLIVGIIVFSVIRGIVQWDKNNKSPEISVKASIVDKRESKNTTTHYNAGDITGAHGMHTTTDVTYYIKFMVESDEYMEFSVSHSEYNILSKGDKGVLTFKGTRYMSFKYL